aaccatggcctttgttgaaccagttatggatcactggtcggtgcaagtggtttacacctacccattgagccttgctcactcagggtttggagtcggtatctggatttaaaaatcccatgcctcgactgggatccgaacccattacctgccagcctgtacaccgatggcctaaccacgacgccatcgaggccggttcaaACTGAATTATTGCCAAACTGTTAATCGGTGGCCGAGTGGTTAACGTTGCGGGCAGTCAATTGTCCATGCGAATCGGAACAGTAAGTTCGAATCCTGTAAATTgcccatttttaaatatttagtttagaGTCAAGACGTTGAGTCGTTTGGATTGATCTTGTTTCATTTCCATGTATGTAAAAAcgtgtattttgtgtatttgacAGACAGAAAAAGCAAGGCATTAATACAAAGATTCACGCAGACAAACGCATACAAtcaacacacagacaggaacaTGTGATATTGCTCAAATATCTTCGAGACAAAATATATCACTAAAAATAGTCAAACTACAAAAGAAGACAAATTATGTCAGGAAGCCCTTTTTATCATGGTCATCTGTGATAGAAATTCTGGATACACTGCATGAACAGTCTGTGATAGGGCCCACTGACATAACCATCATATTTaagcactattatattaaacGAACTTGGGGTTGATAGTTCGAGTAGTGCTACATATAAGACCACTATGTTATCTGAAGAAGAAATATGCTAAACACACAAATGTGTCATTCGGACATTTGGCTTGAGCTTAAAATTCGAAGACATGTCCATTCCtcttacatattatatactgaacaaaatggaaaactttacagtttgaaaatacatttataaaaaggAGCTCAGCCCTTCATCAAATTTTAGCGAGCGAATCGTTACTACCTTGACACTAGCTTGCCAACAACCTGATCAGATTGCTTGCGAAACACGTGAGCGCATGTTCCGGGTCAAATTGATGGAAATCATGTTTTGCATGTGCAAAATTGGCACGAATTGCATTTCGCGTCCCAAATCGATTGAAACTTGTAGCCTGTCATCACATCACTTGGAAAAACACACTTTCGCTACTGAATTTGTTGCTATTGGAAATGCCCAGACTGTCAAATGAAGAACGAAATCGCGCCATAGGGCGTCTAGACGGACGACAGTCCGTGACGGTCGTTGCACGTGCGTTTGGTTGCAGcagacaaacaataaataacctgAGGACCCGTCTTCATCAAACTGGGTCAGTTGCAGATCGCCCCCTACTAGGTCCTCAACGTGTGACGTCAGAGAGGGAGGACAGGTACATCCGTTTACGTCATCTCCGTGACCGCTTTACGACAGCAACTTCCACCAGCAGGGTGCTCCTGGGAGGGAGGGTAACCGCACAGACCACCAGGAACCGCCTGCGCACCGCTGGACTGAGAGCCCGAAGGCCATACTTCGGTCCCATTCTTACCCGTTTACATCGTCAACAGCGACTTCTGTGGACGAGACGCCATGGCAGTTTCACTCAGAGACAATGGAACACAGTGGTCTTTAGAGACGAATCCTGATTCACAATGAGTTTCACCGATGGCAGAATAAGGGCGTGGCGACGACGTGGTGGACGTCATGCTCAGTGCTGTGTCAGAGAGGTCGACCGTTTTGGCGGAGGAAGCGTGATGGTGTGGGGAGCATTCACCAGCAATGGAAGGTCAAGGCTTGTCGTCATCCAGGGGAACATGACCGCCCAAGTCTACTGCGACCAAGTGCTTAGGCCGGTGCTGGTGCCATTCATCAATAGCCATGGGCCTGGGTTGACTTTTCAACATGATATCGCAACCCCCCACACAGCGGCATTAACACGGAACTTTCTTCAAAATGTCGGTATCCCAGTCATGGCTTGGCCAGCCCGATCGCCCGACATGAATCCAATTGAACATGTCTGGGATGAGCTCGGAAGACGTGTCAGAAACCGTGTTAACGCGCCTGACACTGCAGGCATTGGGACAGGCGCTGGTGGCTGAATGGAGGCGACTAAGATCCATGAGAAAACAGTGTCGGGCAGTTATTCAAGCGCAGGGAGGTCACACTCGATACTGACACTGCATAATGCGTTCATCTGAAATCATGTGAATGTTGATTTGGACCCCCCTTCAACATTTCAAACCATAACATGTTAGACAATTAAACATCGTGATGACATATTGTGTTTTGCTCTTTATCACATCCCTCCCATCGACAAATGTCTGCATTAATGAACATACATATCGTTGTGAGGTTATCAGAGGACAAATAATATGTGTCAAGTTTTCCATTATTGTTCAATACGTCATACGAATTCATACAAGGTTGAGATACATCGCGGTGTCCAGCAAATACACGACCAAATACTTGTCTCAAAGACTGACCATTATCCTGACCACTATCAAGGATGGCCTTTTTAGGTATTGCCAAAACGTCTTCGAGACAAGTAGTATTAATCACATGTGGATTCAAAAGTTTGAAAAATTTAATTGAAATCATTCACTCTCAATCCAGATCAAGTTCAGTAATATTAAATCATTTGATTTTTCAACATTATACACAACAATCTCCCATGACAAACTGAAGGAAAAATTCCATTGCTTAATCAGCGgaacatttgttacaaagaaCGATGAACTCAAATACAGGTCCATTCTAATCTTCCGAGAGTGAATCCAGACTACAGTATACTCAGGCAGACATATAACGTATaactttacttttcaatatATTAACGAttttatatcattcaataatagcaTGATTACATattaccttccattgatttactcacgagtgtttgaaataaaaagataCATCAGTTTCACACCTCGATCTATGCATAGCGAATCAAAGAGACACAGGTCTCCAGACTAAACTGTATGAAAAAAGCGATGACTTCAACTTTCCAATAGTCAATTATCCCTTTATGTTgagcaatataccttctgctccagcttttagTGCCTACATATAACAACTTCTAAGATATCTTAGAACATGTTCCTTGCATGCAGATATGAAACAATTCCATATCATTCTAGTACAGAAGTTGTTCCATCAGGGCTATGATGTCCAGGAACCTCTGAGGGCATCCAATAAGGTTTATGGTAGACATCTGGAAGCTATATATACTAATTACGATGCATCAATGACTACAATTAttgctgatgctattccatTTCCATTCTATTTTGAACGTGTGCATACTTTTTCATCTCTTTGTTGAAACTCtggcacattgttttatttttgtatcgttttagatgaagtgacagacttaCATTTTGGTCTACTTGTCACGACTTATTTAGAACGTAACAGAAGTATTGTATAGTGTTAGTTATGTCTATTTAGTACCTATAGAAAATGATATAATGGGAATGTATATGGTTTTGTGAaataacacacacgcacacgcacgcaggcacacacacacacacacacacacacacacacacacacacatacacacacataccagagatggggtaatcgtaatcagtaatcgtaatcgattgtaatcaattacatgtttttatgtaatcgtaatcagcgattactttaatgattactcataattatttactaaacttagatgtgtttagcatgaactccagtaacagtgcctatagttagaaAGAGTACTagctgatctcccattgtctgctactctcatagtagaactattatttgccttgagaaacaggggatcataacgtctggattatcaaatgaatgttacccagaggatgaagacacacattcacatgatggtatctatcgtgtttacatttactataacaccacttgaatgaatacagtgt
The sequence above is drawn from the Gigantopelta aegis isolate Gae_Host chromosome 6, Gae_host_genome, whole genome shotgun sequence genome and encodes:
- the LOC121374552 gene encoding uncharacterized protein LOC121374552, which codes for MPRLSNEERNRAIGRLDGRQSVTVVARAFGCSRQTINNLRTRLHQTGSVADRPLLGPQRVTSEREDRYIRLRHLRDRFTTATSTSRVLLGGRVTAQTTRNRLRTAGLRARRPYFGPILTRLHRQQRLLWTRRHGSFTQRQWNTVVFRDES